In the Wyeomyia smithii strain HCP4-BCI-WySm-NY-G18 chromosome 2, ASM2978416v1, whole genome shotgun sequence genome, one interval contains:
- the LOC129724505 gene encoding perlucin-like has product MKQALLLMLFLSSAIYCSDFNLSIRGSIFIVPDVTANWFQAGEYCNSLGMRLAVIDNADENTQAIHSILDAGKFAESTTEIWIGGSNLGQGTDYYWQPTGAKFEETFWGIGEPNNLGGVESCAQLRHTPTQDWHWNDKQCTLARNFVCESTFVSRVVSYALNVLYGDETPFN; this is encoded by the exons ATGAAGCAAGCattgttgttgatgttgtttCTAAGTTCAGCAATTTATTGCTCGGATTTTAATTTGTCAATTAGAGGATCAATATTCATTGTACCGGATGTCACG GCCAATTGGTTTCAAGCTGGAGAGTACTGCAACTCCCTCGGTATGCGGCTGGCAGTGATCGACAATGCTGATGAGAACACCCAAGCAATACACTCCATTCTGGATGCGGGTAAATTTGCGGAATCTACAACGGAAATTTGGATTGGCGGTAGTAACCTTGGACAAGGAACAGATTATTACTGGCAACCCACGGGGGCAAAGTTTGAAGAAACATTTTGGGGTATAGGCGAACCGAACAATCTCGGCGGTGTTGAAAGCTGTGCCCAGCTTCGCCACACTCCAACCCAGGATTGGCACTGGAACGATAAGCAATGCACTTTAGCTCGAAACTTTGTATGTGAGAGTACCTTTGTCAGTAGAGTGGTTTCATATGCTTTGAATGTATTGTATGGGGATGAAACTCCGTTTAACTAA